In Bacteroidota bacterium, the genomic stretch AACGTGAGTTCGGGTTCAACTTAGTTTTAATTTTTTAGCAAACACAGAAGGCAATTTGTCGAGATAAGAATAGGCATTCAACCCTGCAAAAAGGTTTACCATTGCATTGACGGGACTGCGATGACGCGTATGGTCAATATCACAAACGGTCATCATAATATCGAGTGCCGATTCAATCATTCCCCGTTTTTTCAGCAATAGTTTTTCTTCCATCAGCATCAATTTATTTTTCATGTTGCTGCGGATGCCGGTGATGATTTTTAATCCCTGAGAAAAACAATGCTGAAATACTTTGGGAGAAATAAACCCTCTGTCGCCAAAAAGTTTTCCTTTGAGATGGCGGAAGAATTTTTTCAGCAGCGATTCATTGTTATCCGCCACATTGCCTGCCGTAACAGTACACTGCATGATTTGCCCGAAGCAATTAATGACTAAAAATAATTTCAATCCGTAAAACCATCCGGTGGATGTTTTCCCCCTCTGAGCAATTCCTTTGAACACCC encodes the following:
- a CDS encoding IS982 family transposase, which translates into the protein MNETKLVEIFIDCDDFYKEFEQSFQQMILPLRSPHATRTPGICHSEMMSIVIYYHLSGMKCFQYYYEQIICKSLRSYFPQAPSYNRFVELMPRCFFLLFAFLHRLRRGMETGIYFADSKKLAVCHNLRIFYHRVFKGIAQRGKTSTGWFYGLKLFLVINCFGQIMQCTVTAGNVADNNESLLKKFFRHLKGKLFGDRGFISPKVFQHCFSQGLKIITGIRSNMKNKLMLMEEKLLLKKRGMIESALDIMMTVCDIDHTRHRSPVNAMVNLFAGLNAYSYLDKLPSVFAKKLKLS